The following proteins are co-located in the Solidesulfovibrio sp. genome:
- a CDS encoding cohesin domain-containing protein, whose translation MMRRPGILAYMVVALCALVFWGGANPAGGATGPAGAEAMTARVALARLPLYFTENAGQWDSRVRFKARTAGGELFVADDHVALTVPEDRQSARVLFLRPLGGRAEARPRAGGLTGAKMHFHLGNDPAKWRTDVAAYDSVVYDAVYPGIDLRYHGDNRLLEYDFVVAPGADPGRIRLRLDGAAAVRLDADGAMVVTLPGGRELRQAAPVVYQERDGVREPVAGAFVLEEAGDAPVFGFRLAAYDTSRTLVIDPTLTYSTLLGGSLNDYASAVTTTGTGAAALAVVAGTTYSGDFPQTPAKTVTKGDLFISGLSLAGDTLAFSNTIGGKDLDEARGVAVNGTGIYVTGYTKSTDFPTSTALWPALSGTKEDAFILAVDTATGKTLQFSTFFGGTGSDFGNAIALDSSGNVYVAGTTASTDMPVKNALYTANSGGKDGFVLKLNASGSVLAYATYFGGEKDDEINALAISGAGDAILAGSTLSAKLPVKNAYQAKIGSTTGDGFFARINPTCTELVYCSYLGGSGVDEVNALALDGSGNLVLTGATKSTNFPVKNALVSTLAGGTDAFLSLVDVSGRFLRFSTYFGGAGEDVGTAVAVDKGSDGGLSFIYVGGSTTSANLPAYNAWSAATAASVTQNGYGYRGAGDGFVAKFEPHGARLVNASYLGGPGLDAVTALATPASGTRIVFVAGQSTPASTTGDPATTRFPTTAGVLSPDPVGLADAFVAKVTEASLYPTDTPSLSLNFPSAAPIAGTTVAVTLTYANSGTPSNISAFSTTIGYDPNVLEVTAAEKSAAAAYSAYTRQWQDDGNGKLRFMMYISGAAPAALTAGPVATVTFRVKYTDGSTVTQVTNAPSATNTSGVDTPINGFPGVVELTQRCGQLGDCDCSGTVQLWEVQQSIVAALAGSSNMCFASNYTSITAADLQLIVNNHLFRSAANAAIAAGLCPAAGEATATLRPGPAQSVAGALAVPLTLVGGGATISTMIAEVAYDAARFSDATVSAGPSATAVGKSVSGSIVAPGKLRIVVFSLADRRTLGDGEVARVTLVPAAGATGPRGKLTVTATAATPDAVDVPVAPASCPLQNGLGPGVQLLLAN comes from the coding sequence ATGATGCGACGCCCTGGCATCCTTGCATACATGGTTGTGGCTCTTTGCGCGCTGGTCTTTTGGGGCGGCGCGAACCCCGCCGGCGGCGCGACCGGCCCGGCTGGGGCCGAGGCCATGACGGCCCGGGTCGCCCTGGCCAGGCTGCCGCTGTATTTCACCGAAAACGCCGGCCAATGGGACTCCCGCGTCCGGTTCAAGGCCCGCACGGCCGGCGGCGAACTGTTCGTCGCCGACGACCACGTCGCCCTGACCGTGCCCGAGGACCGCCAAAGCGCCCGCGTCCTTTTCCTGCGGCCCCTGGGCGGACGCGCCGAGGCCCGGCCTCGCGCCGGCGGACTGACCGGGGCGAAAATGCATTTCCACCTGGGCAACGACCCGGCCAAATGGCGCACCGACGTGGCCGCCTACGATTCGGTGGTCTACGACGCCGTCTATCCGGGCATCGACCTGCGCTACCACGGCGACAACCGCCTCCTGGAATACGACTTCGTGGTGGCGCCCGGGGCCGATCCGGGACGAATCCGCCTGCGCCTCGACGGGGCGGCGGCCGTGCGCCTGGACGCGGACGGGGCCATGGTCGTGACCCTGCCCGGCGGCCGGGAGCTGCGCCAGGCCGCGCCCGTCGTCTACCAGGAGCGCGACGGCGTCCGGGAGCCGGTCGCGGGGGCCTTCGTGCTCGAGGAGGCCGGCGACGCGCCTGTCTTCGGCTTTCGCCTGGCCGCCTACGACACGTCCCGGACGCTGGTCATCGACCCGACGTTGACCTATTCCACCCTGCTCGGCGGCAGCCTCAACGACTACGCCTCGGCCGTCACCACCACCGGCACGGGCGCCGCCGCCCTGGCCGTGGTGGCCGGGACGACCTATTCCGGCGACTTTCCCCAGACCCCGGCCAAGACCGTCACCAAGGGCGACCTCTTCATCAGCGGCCTGAGCCTTGCCGGCGACACCCTGGCCTTTTCCAACACCATCGGCGGCAAGGACCTGGACGAAGCCCGGGGCGTGGCGGTCAACGGCACCGGCATCTACGTGACCGGCTACACGAAATCCACGGATTTCCCGACGAGTACGGCCCTGTGGCCGGCCCTTTCGGGCACCAAGGAAGACGCCTTCATCCTGGCCGTGGACACGGCCACGGGCAAGACCCTGCAGTTCTCCACCTTCTTCGGCGGAACCGGCTCGGATTTCGGCAACGCCATCGCCCTGGATTCCTCGGGCAACGTCTACGTGGCCGGGACCACGGCCTCCACGGACATGCCCGTCAAAAACGCCCTGTACACGGCCAACAGCGGCGGCAAGGACGGGTTCGTCCTCAAGCTCAACGCCAGCGGGAGCGTACTTGCCTACGCCACCTACTTCGGCGGCGAGAAAGACGACGAAATAAACGCCTTGGCCATTTCCGGCGCCGGCGACGCCATTCTCGCCGGCTCGACCCTGTCCGCCAAGCTGCCGGTCAAAAACGCCTATCAGGCCAAGATCGGCTCGACGACCGGCGACGGCTTTTTCGCCAGGATCAATCCCACCTGCACGGAACTGGTCTACTGTTCCTACCTCGGCGGCAGCGGCGTGGACGAGGTCAATGCCCTGGCCCTGGACGGCTCGGGCAACCTGGTTTTGACCGGGGCGACCAAATCGACCAATTTCCCGGTGAAAAACGCGCTGGTTTCGACCCTGGCCGGCGGCACGGACGCGTTTTTGAGCCTGGTCGACGTTTCCGGCCGCTTCCTGCGCTTTTCCACCTACTTCGGCGGCGCCGGCGAGGACGTGGGCACCGCCGTGGCCGTGGACAAAGGCAGCGACGGCGGGCTTTCCTTCATCTACGTCGGCGGCTCGACCACCTCGGCCAACCTGCCCGCCTACAACGCCTGGTCCGCCGCCACGGCCGCGTCCGTGACCCAGAACGGCTATGGCTACCGCGGGGCGGGCGACGGCTTCGTGGCCAAGTTCGAGCCCCACGGGGCGCGGCTGGTCAACGCCAGCTACCTCGGCGGCCCGGGCCTGGACGCGGTGACCGCCCTGGCCACGCCGGCCAGCGGCACCCGCATCGTCTTCGTCGCCGGCCAGTCCACACCGGCCAGCACCACCGGCGACCCCGCCACCACCCGTTTCCCCACCACGGCCGGCGTGTTGAGCCCCGATCCCGTGGGATTGGCCGACGCCTTCGTGGCCAAGGTGACCGAAGCGAGCCTCTACCCCACGGACACGCCGTCCCTCAGCCTCAATTTCCCCAGCGCCGCGCCCATCGCCGGAACCACGGTGGCGGTGACGCTGACCTATGCCAATTCGGGGACGCCTTCGAACATCAGCGCCTTTTCCACGACCATCGGCTACGATCCGAACGTGCTGGAAGTCACGGCGGCGGAAAAAAGCGCGGCCGCGGCCTACAGCGCCTACACCCGGCAATGGCAGGACGACGGCAACGGGAAGCTGCGCTTCATGATGTACATAAGCGGCGCCGCGCCCGCGGCCTTGACGGCGGGGCCCGTGGCCACGGTGACCTTCCGCGTGAAGTACACGGACGGCTCGACGGTGACTCAGGTGACCAACGCGCCTTCGGCCACCAATACCTCGGGCGTCGATACGCCCATAAACGGCTTTCCGGGCGTGGTGGAGCTGACCCAACGCTGCGGCCAGCTCGGTGATTGCGATTGCAGCGGCACCGTGCAACTGTGGGAGGTCCAGCAGTCCATCGTGGCCGCCCTGGCCGGTTCGAGCAACATGTGCTTCGCGTCCAACTACACCAGTATCACCGCCGCGGACCTGCAACTGATCGTCAACAACCACCTGTTCCGCTCGGCCGCCAACGCCGCCATTGCGGCCGGGCTGTGCCCCGCGGCCGGCGAAGCCACGGCCACGTTGCGCCCCGGCCCGGCCCAATCCGTCGCCGGCGCCCTGGCGGTACCCCTGACCTTGGTCGGCGGGGGCGCAACGATCTCCACCATGATCGCCGAGGTCGCCTACGACGCCGCCCGTTTCTCCGACGCCACGGTTTCGGCCGGGCCATCGGCCACTGCCGTCGGGAAATCCGTGTCCGGTTCCATCGTCGCCCCCGGGAAATTGCGGATCGTCGTGTTCAGTCTGGCGGACCGGCGGACCCTCGGCGACGGCGAGGTGGCCCGTGTCACCCTGGTTCCGGCCGCGGGCGCAACCGGCCCGCGCGGCAAGCTGACGGTCACGGCCACGGCCGCCACGCCCGATGCGGTCGACGTGCCCGTGGCTCCCGCCTCGTGTCCCCTGCAAAACGGCCTGGGACCGGGGGTGCAGTTGTTGCTGGCCAACTGA